A region of Hippoglossus stenolepis isolate QCI-W04-F060 chromosome 7, HSTE1.2, whole genome shotgun sequence DNA encodes the following proteins:
- the nudt22 gene encoding uridine diphosphate glucose pyrophosphatase NUDT22 — translation MMDPDVSVLLHCADWSGLLESKVRVELSERFNRRIDAALERHIEEVWTERVSREPWLFNGAKFRLHSFCLASPQCPSLSCDSSKPPPCPNSSFVTSLDFVEDQEDKSQSGQRPQGLCDSDPLRDVTQNSLDQRCRSVNHTENVEGVIQQTTNSLDQDCSTCRKAELPPHAGKNTDDRDTGPLLTLRLGLTCYKDYLGTNWSCRVAELRQRGGAEFSDPLALLAQPLGVGAVLCTGDRQVVLIRRSQRVAEAGGLLDIPGGHPEPQVVCERLGQTAGDVVSMATMQQRPEAVVSELFASVCAEIRDEVNVPLSCLGEPVLMGVALNHTSAGRPSAEFYVRCSLTSDEVRKLYWKGGAEAHESTDIVFLSRTEVLQLDRSSPLWSELCPSAKGAVLLYQTVEPDRE, via the exons ATGATGGACCCTGacgtgtctgtgctgctgcactgtGCTGACTGGAGCGGGCTGCTGGAGTCTAAAGTACGAGTGGAGCTCTCGGAAAG ATTTAACAGGCGGATAGATGCAGCTCTAGAGCGCCACATAGAGGAGGTGTGGACTGAACGCGTGTCCAGGGAGCCGTGGCTTTTCAACGGGGCCAAATTCAGACTACACTCTTTTTGCCTGGCCTCCCCTCAGTGTCCATCCTTATCCTGTGATTCCTCAAAACCTCCACCCTGCCCTAATTCATCTTTTGTAACCTCCTTAGACTTTGTGGAGGATCAGGAAGACAAATCACAGAGCGGGCAAAGACCACAGGGTTTGTGTGACTCTGATCCTCTGCGTGATGTTACCCAGAATAGTTTGGACCAAAGATGCAGGTCTGTaaatcacacagaaaatgttgAGGGTGTCATCCAACAGACGACTAATTCACTGGACCAAGATTGCTCGACTTGTAGAAAAGCTGAACTTCCTCCACACGCCggtaaaaacacagatgatCGAGACACTGGGCCGCTCCTCACTCTGAGACTCGGCCTGACATGCTACAAGGACTACCTGGGAACCAACTGGTCATGTCGGGTGGCGGAGCTCCGTCAGCGTGGAGGCGCAGAGTTCAGCGATCCTCTGGCGCTGCTGGCTCAGCCTCTGGGTGTGGGCGCTGTCCTGTGCACAGGTGACAGGCAGGTGGTGTTGATCAGGAGGAGCCAGAGGGTGGCAGAGGCGGGGGGGCTCCTGGACATCCCCGGAGGTCACCCAGAGCCTCAG GTGGTGTGTGAGCGTCTGGGCCAGACAGCGGGCGATGTGGTCAGTATGGCCACGATGCAGCAGAGGCCAGAGGCCGTCGTCTCGGAGCTGTTTGCGTCAGTTTGCGCTGAGATCAGAGATGAA GTGAACGTTCCTCTGAGCTGCCTCGGAGAACCGGTCCTGATGGGAGTCGCTCTGAATCACACCAGCGCTGGAAGACCAAGCGCCGAGTTCTACGTCAG GTGTTCACTGACATCTGATGAAGTCAGAAAGTTGTACTGGAAAGGAGGAGCAGAGGCGCACGAGTCCACAGACATCGTCTTCCTCAGCAGAACA gaagtgttgcagcTGGACAGGAGCAGCCCTCTGTGGTCGGAGCTGTGTCCTTCAGCTAAAGGAGCCGTGCTGCTTTATCAGACGGTGGAACCTGACAGAGAGTGA